A genomic region of Vitreoscilla filiformis contains the following coding sequences:
- the ampD gene encoding 1,6-anhydro-N-acetylmuramyl-L-alanine amidase AmpD: MTPMTSDTWNDAGWWFGARWVPSPNHGPRPPEAGVDLVVLHSISLPPGTYGGPEVEAFFQNQLDWTAHPFFEQIRGLEVSAHFFVRRDGEVVQCVATDRRAWHAGRSSWQGRDNCNDYAVGIELEGLEGDVFEPAQYASLVRLLLALARRYPSLRAVAGHEHVAPGRKADPGPGFDWAQLRAHLDWPAACFASLSAAVVSEEAKRFG, encoded by the coding sequence ATGACACCCATGACCTCTGACACTTGGAATGACGCCGGTTGGTGGTTCGGTGCCCGTTGGGTGCCGTCCCCGAATCATGGGCCGCGTCCACCGGAGGCCGGGGTGGATTTGGTGGTGTTGCACTCGATCAGCTTGCCACCGGGGACGTACGGTGGCCCCGAGGTCGAAGCGTTTTTTCAGAATCAGTTGGATTGGACAGCCCATCCGTTTTTTGAGCAAATCCGGGGCTTGGAGGTGTCGGCGCACTTTTTCGTGCGCCGCGATGGCGAGGTGGTGCAATGTGTGGCCACCGATCGGCGGGCGTGGCATGCGGGACGCTCGTCGTGGCAGGGGCGGGACAATTGCAACGATTACGCCGTCGGTATCGAGCTGGAAGGCTTGGAAGGGGACGTGTTTGAGCCCGCTCAGTACGCCAGTTTGGTGCGCTTGTTGTTGGCGCTGGCGCGGCGGTATCCGTCGTTGCGGGCTGTGGCGGGACATGAGCATGTGGCCCCTGGGCGCAAGGCCGACCCAGGCCCAGGCTTTGACTGGGCCCAATTGCGCGCTCATCTCGATTGGCCAGCGGCGTGCTTTGCCAGCCTGTCGGCTGCCGTTGTTTCTGAGGAAGCCAAGCGGTTTGGCTGA
- a CDS encoding sigma-54-dependent transcriptional regulator encodes MTDISRADAILVVDDEPDLLTLYELTLLREGYTVETAGSVQEAWRQLQTRRFKLVITDMRLPDESGMVLLRRLEEAGRAERVIVVTAYGSAENAVSALKAGAFDYLTKPVDLRQLRGVVSAAMGRKSGQTPAPAATAVRSIALDRLVGASQAMCQVRSLVQKVARSMAPVLVHGESGTGKELVARAIHEVSVRATLPFIAVNCGAIPENLLEAEFFGYRRGAFTGAQEDREGFFQAANHGTLFLDEIGDLPLTMQAKLLRVIQERAVRPVGAVMEMPLNVRIVSATHRDLAVEVAAGRFRQDLFYRLNVIAITVPALRERRDDVPLLAAALLARLAQEAGLGMVPALSPPAQEALKAYDFPGNVRELENMLMRAMALGDHAVIEVADLGLDEAEPGAAELPLDPLSTPQAGLWVLPPEEDVVARLIASPPVPAAAEPAFATRADSLPCNLERYLDDVERGILVRALQEHGFNRTAAGQRLGLTLRQMRYRMARLGITADDCVDDTHDL; translated from the coding sequence ATGACTGACATTTCCCGCGCCGATGCCATCCTGGTGGTGGATGACGAACCCGATCTGCTGACGTTGTACGAGTTGACCCTGCTGCGTGAGGGCTACACGGTGGAGACTGCCGGCAGTGTTCAAGAAGCGTGGCGGCAGTTGCAAACCCGGCGCTTCAAACTGGTGATCACCGACATGCGCTTGCCCGACGAGTCGGGCATGGTGTTGCTGCGCCGGTTGGAGGAGGCCGGGCGTGCGGAGCGCGTGATCGTGGTCACTGCGTACGGTTCAGCGGAAAACGCGGTCAGTGCCCTCAAAGCCGGGGCGTTCGACTATCTCACCAAACCCGTGGATTTACGGCAGTTGCGGGGGGTGGTGTCCGCCGCGATGGGACGCAAGAGCGGACAGACCCCAGCCCCAGCGGCCACCGCTGTGCGCAGCATTGCGCTGGATCGTTTGGTGGGGGCTTCACAAGCCATGTGCCAAGTGCGCAGCTTGGTTCAAAAGGTGGCGCGCAGCATGGCGCCTGTGCTGGTGCATGGCGAGTCGGGCACCGGCAAGGAGTTGGTGGCGCGGGCCATCCATGAAGTCAGTGTGCGGGCCACGTTGCCTTTCATCGCGGTCAACTGCGGGGCGATTCCTGAAAATCTGCTCGAAGCAGAGTTTTTTGGCTACCGGCGAGGGGCGTTCACCGGGGCTCAAGAAGACCGAGAGGGGTTTTTCCAGGCCGCCAACCATGGCACGTTGTTTCTGGACGAGATTGGCGACTTGCCCTTGACCATGCAAGCCAAGCTGTTGCGGGTCATCCAAGAGCGGGCGGTGCGGCCTGTTGGGGCGGTGATGGAGATGCCGCTGAACGTGCGCATCGTCAGCGCCACCCATCGCGATCTGGCGGTGGAAGTTGCGGCTGGGCGTTTTCGGCAGGATTTGTTTTATCGGCTGAACGTCATCGCCATTACCGTACCGGCCTTGCGTGAGCGTCGGGACGATGTGCCATTGCTGGCCGCAGCGTTGCTGGCGCGCCTGGCCCAGGAGGCTGGGTTGGGCATGGTGCCTGCGTTGTCGCCGCCTGCGCAGGAGGCCCTCAAAGCCTACGATTTTCCCGGCAATGTGCGCGAGTTAGAAAACATGCTCATGCGCGCCATGGCGTTGGGGGATCATGCCGTGATCGAAGTCGCCGATCTCGGTTTGGACGAGGCGGAGCCAGGTGCCGCAGAGCTTCCGCTTGATCCTCTCTCGACCCCACAAGCGGGGCTGTGGGTGCTGCCGCCCGAAGAGGACGTGGTGGCACGGCTCATCGCTTCACCGCCAGTGCCTGCGGCAGCCGAACCAGCGTTCGCCACCCGTGCAGACAGCCTGCCCTGCAATTTGGAGCGTTATTTGGACGACGTCGAACGAGGCATCCTGGTTCGTGCTTTGCAGGAGCATGGTTTCAATCGAACGGCGGCAGGGCAGCGTTTGGGCCTGACCCTGCGACAAATGCGCTATCGCATGGCCCGGCTGGGCATTACCGCAGACGATTGCGTCGATGACACCCATGACCTCTGA
- a CDS encoding sensor histidine kinase produces MSTPSALPDNLLSRSWRSEEQIHELLATYVSARAVLGLSLVVMQVLPWFVLRRGEPGASLLICGAYAAQALGVWLWPKVRTLVRGRIDMRQWWLTIGADVLVFSALHALDNNSSFNFAALLVLPVLMAGVLCTWLPALATSAAVTLVMLGVALDRAAQGGDVAGLLMQSGLAGGGLFIITLVAGQLANWAASEERTAFHSLAMARQQAELNRLVIDEMAEGILVVDAQASVRVANPAARALLAEQGEGDGPEAPFSLQDRPGWWMLWRDVERAFSSGHWPPVGTDLTLTYEHHPPRAIRMRIRCTQRPVASSVSGAPPADPQGLAVVFLEESSSVEARQRQERLMTMGRMAASVAHEIRNPLAAIAQANELFMEDELRPDQQLLGRIVADNVERLKRIVEDVLEAAPAGSVASSVLDLATETEAIVQEWCRTAGVARSPGSLLRLTLPPGPVGVFFDVHHLRRVVVNLLDNARRHTASAPEAVWLGVSDEGVAHVRLWVGSQGEPIAPDVERYLFEPFHSTRSRGTGLGLYICRELCQRHGAMIDYQHRPDTSHPNVFSVVMRRAAWPGAR; encoded by the coding sequence ATGAGTACGCCATCGGCCTTGCCTGACAACCTGCTGTCCCGCAGTTGGCGCTCAGAAGAGCAGATTCACGAGCTGTTGGCGACGTATGTGTCAGCCCGGGCGGTGCTGGGGTTGTCGCTGGTGGTGATGCAGGTGCTGCCTTGGTTCGTGCTGCGGCGTGGTGAACCGGGGGCCTCGCTGCTCATTTGTGGCGCTTATGCTGCGCAGGCGCTGGGGGTGTGGTTGTGGCCCAAGGTGCGCACGCTGGTGCGTGGCCGCATCGACATGCGCCAGTGGTGGCTGACGATTGGGGCCGATGTCTTGGTCTTCAGTGCCTTGCACGCGCTGGACAACAACTCCTCCTTCAACTTCGCTGCGTTGCTGGTGTTGCCCGTGCTGATGGCTGGGGTGCTGTGTACTTGGCTGCCCGCCCTGGCCACCTCCGCTGCGGTGACGCTGGTGATGCTGGGCGTGGCGCTGGATCGCGCCGCTCAGGGCGGGGATGTGGCGGGCTTGTTGATGCAATCGGGTTTGGCGGGCGGGGGGCTGTTCATCATCACCCTGGTGGCCGGACAGTTGGCCAACTGGGCCGCCAGCGAAGAACGAACGGCCTTCCACAGCCTGGCGATGGCGCGGCAACAAGCCGAACTCAACCGGTTGGTGATCGATGAAATGGCCGAAGGCATTCTGGTGGTGGATGCTCAAGCCAGTGTGCGGGTGGCCAATCCGGCAGCCCGGGCGTTGCTGGCTGAACAAGGGGAGGGGGATGGCCCCGAGGCACCGTTTTCGTTGCAGGATCGGCCAGGCTGGTGGATGCTGTGGCGTGATGTGGAACGGGCGTTTTCTTCGGGGCACTGGCCTCCTGTGGGCACCGATCTGACGTTGACCTACGAGCACCATCCACCCCGCGCCATTCGCATGCGCATCCGTTGTACGCAGCGACCAGTGGCATCGAGTGTGTCGGGGGCGCCGCCGGCCGATCCGCAGGGGTTGGCGGTGGTGTTTTTGGAAGAGTCCAGCAGCGTGGAAGCGCGCCAGCGGCAGGAGCGCCTCATGACGATGGGGCGCATGGCCGCCAGTGTGGCGCATGAGATTCGCAACCCGTTGGCCGCCATTGCGCAGGCCAATGAGTTGTTCATGGAGGACGAGTTGCGCCCTGATCAGCAATTGCTCGGGCGCATCGTGGCGGACAACGTCGAGCGGCTCAAGCGCATCGTGGAGGACGTGTTGGAGGCGGCGCCTGCTGGCAGCGTGGCGTCGAGCGTGCTGGACTTGGCGACTGAAACCGAGGCCATCGTGCAGGAGTGGTGCCGCACCGCCGGGGTGGCACGCAGTCCAGGCAGCCTGCTGCGGCTGACGCTGCCCCCTGGGCCGGTCGGGGTGTTCTTCGATGTTCACCATTTGCGCCGTGTGGTGGTGAACCTGCTGGACAACGCACGGCGTCATACCGCATCCGCACCGGAGGCGGTGTGGTTGGGGGTGTCCGATGAGGGCGTGGCGCATGTGCGCTTGTGGGTCGGGAGCCAAGGTGAGCCCATCGCGCCCGATGTGGAGCGTTACTTGTTCGAGCCTTTCCACTCGACGCGCAGCCGGGGCACTGGGCTGGGGCTGTACATCTGCCGTGAGCTGTGCCAGCGGCATGGTGCCATGATCGATTACCAACACCGCCCTGACACATCGCACCCCAATGTGTTCAGCGTGGTCATGCGGCGGGCAGCGTGGCCTGGGGCTCGCTGA
- a CDS encoding cytochrome C assembly family protein — translation MILSAPPGTPWVALTLLAYAAAAAPVAAERAWPVRALHLGWLLHGVVLLVSAGVFDATQAGWRIGFAPVLSLTGWLVLLVHGIESHLLPVAGVRRALAVGGVVVVGLAWVFPGELPMVAHSSLAPLHWLLGLTSYGLFGAAVLHALMLDTTDRHLRQRQSHAPVTATFGLPLLRLERLTFRFVEAGFAVLTAALLLGVFSGQWRWDHKTVLSLLGWMTFAHLVAGRIWRGWRGRRATRWIYAGALLLLLAYVGSRFVMEVLLHRAQ, via the coding sequence ATGATTTTATCTGCCCCCCCTGGAACGCCCTGGGTTGCTTTGACGCTGTTGGCCTACGCGGCGGCAGCGGCACCGGTTGCGGCTGAACGTGCCTGGCCCGTCCGGGCTCTGCATTTGGGCTGGTTGCTGCACGGTGTGGTGCTGCTGGTGTCTGCCGGTGTGTTTGATGCCACGCAAGCGGGCTGGCGCATCGGTTTTGCGCCGGTGTTGTCGCTCACTGGGTGGCTGGTGCTGTTGGTGCATGGCATCGAGAGCCACCTGCTGCCCGTGGCGGGGGTGCGGCGGGCGTTGGCGGTGGGCGGGGTCGTGGTGGTCGGCTTGGCCTGGGTCTTTCCGGGGGAGCTGCCGATGGTGGCGCATTCCAGCCTAGCGCCCTTGCACTGGCTGTTGGGCCTGACGTCGTATGGCCTGTTCGGCGCCGCTGTGTTGCATGCCCTGATGCTGGACACCACCGACCGCCACTTGCGCCAGCGCCAGTCGCATGCCCCGGTGACGGCCACGTTCGGCCTGCCTTTGCTGCGTTTGGAGCGCTTGACGTTCCGTTTTGTTGAAGCTGGGTTTGCCGTGCTGACGGCGGCGCTGTTGCTGGGGGTGTTTTCCGGGCAGTGGCGCTGGGATCACAAGACGGTGCTGTCCCTGCTGGGGTGGATGACCTTCGCCCACTTGGTGGCCGGGCGCATTTGGCGTGGCTGGCGCGGACGACGGGCCACGCGCTGGATTTACGCCGGGGCGTTGCTGCTGCTGCTGGCTTACGTGGGCTCGCGGTTCGTGATGGAAGTGCTGCTGCACCGGGCGCAATGA
- the ffh gene encoding signal recognition particle protein, giving the protein MASSLTERLSRLVKTMRGQARITEDNVQDMLREVRMALLEADVALPVVRDFIARVKEKALGQEVMGSLNPGQLLVSIVHKELATTMGEGVADINLAAQPPAIILMAGLQGAGKTTTTAKLAKHLIEKRRKKVLTVSADVYRPAAIEQLKTVTKQAGAEWFPSQPDQKPRDIALAAVDYAKKHYFDVLLFDTAGRLAIDEALMAEIRDLHATLKPVETLFVVDAMQGQDAVNTAKAFKEALPLTGIILTKLDGDSRGGAALSVRQITGAPIKFAGVSEKIDGLEVFDADRHAGRVLGMGDIVALVEEVQKGVDLDAAKKLADKMRSGDNFDLTDFLSQLGQMKKMGGLSSLVDKLPTQLAAKAGQADMARAERDMRRMEGIILSMTPLERSKPELIKASRKRRIAAGAGVQVQEVNRLLNQFEQMQGMMKKIKGGGLMKMIKRMGGMKAMKDMLPPGMGR; this is encoded by the coding sequence ATGGCCTCTTCACTCACCGAACGTCTATCGCGCCTGGTCAAAACCATGCGCGGCCAAGCCCGCATCACCGAAGACAACGTGCAGGACATGCTGCGCGAAGTGCGCATGGCGCTCCTCGAAGCCGACGTGGCCTTGCCCGTGGTGCGGGACTTCATCGCCCGCGTCAAGGAAAAGGCGCTGGGCCAAGAAGTGATGGGCTCGCTCAACCCCGGCCAATTGCTGGTGAGCATCGTTCACAAAGAACTGGCCACCACCATGGGCGAAGGCGTGGCAGACATCAACCTCGCCGCCCAGCCGCCCGCCATCATCCTCATGGCTGGTCTGCAAGGCGCGGGTAAAACCACCACCACCGCCAAGCTTGCCAAGCACCTGATCGAAAAGCGCCGCAAGAAGGTGTTGACCGTCTCGGCGGACGTGTACCGCCCCGCCGCCATTGAGCAGCTCAAGACCGTCACCAAACAAGCCGGGGCGGAATGGTTCCCCTCGCAGCCGGATCAAAAGCCGCGTGACATCGCCCTGGCCGCCGTCGATTACGCCAAAAAGCACTACTTCGACGTGCTGCTGTTCGACACCGCTGGCCGCCTGGCCATCGACGAAGCGTTGATGGCCGAAATCCGCGACCTGCACGCCACCCTGAAGCCGGTAGAAACGCTGTTCGTGGTGGACGCCATGCAGGGCCAAGATGCGGTCAACACCGCCAAGGCCTTCAAGGAAGCGCTGCCGCTGACCGGCATCATCCTCACCAAACTCGATGGCGACTCGCGTGGTGGTGCGGCCCTGTCGGTGCGTCAAATCACTGGGGCGCCGATCAAGTTTGCGGGCGTGTCGGAAAAGATTGACGGGCTGGAAGTCTTCGATGCCGACCGCCACGCTGGGCGCGTGCTGGGCATGGGGGACATCGTCGCCCTGGTCGAGGAAGTGCAAAAGGGCGTCGATCTGGACGCGGCCAAGAAGCTGGCCGACAAGATGCGCTCGGGCGACAACTTCGACCTGACCGACTTCCTCTCCCAACTCGGGCAGATGAAGAAGATGGGCGGTTTGTCCAGCCTGGTGGACAAACTCCCGACCCAACTCGCCGCCAAAGCCGGCCAAGCCGACATGGCCCGCGCCGAACGCGACATGCGCCGCATGGAAGGCATCATCCTGTCAATGACGCCACTGGAGCGCAGCAAACCCGAACTGATCAAGGCGAGCCGCAAACGCCGCATCGCGGCCGGGGCGGGCGTTCAGGTGCAGGAAGTCAACCGCCTGCTCAACCAGTTTGAGCAGATGCAAGGCATGATGAAGAAGATCAAAGGCGGCGGCTTGATGAAAATGATCAAGCGCATGGGCGGCATGAAAGCCATGAAAGACATGCTGCCGCCCGGCATGGGCCGATAA
- the ftsY gene encoding signal recognition particle-docking protein FtsY has translation MARLRKGLSRTGSAIAQVFTGTQLTEEMYEELETALLQADAGVKATEFLLKDLRRRVKEAKATDPQQVRELLIEAITELLGPLERGLVVGEYTPTVMMVVGVNGAGKTTSIGKLTHHLAAADCRVLLAAADTFRAAAREQLSVWADRNRVEIVSQEGGDPASVSFDAVNAGRARGCDVVIADTAGRLPTQLHLMEELRKVRRVIAKADATAPHEVLLVVDGNTGQNALNQVKAFDEALTLTGLVVTKLDGTAKGGVLAAIALWSRERQLGSIPVYFIGVGEKLEDLQTFSAREFAKALLS, from the coding sequence ATGGCCCGATTGCGTAAGGGTTTGTCGCGCACCGGCTCGGCCATCGCCCAGGTGTTCACGGGCACCCAGCTCACCGAGGAAATGTACGAGGAGCTGGAAACCGCTTTGTTGCAAGCCGACGCGGGCGTGAAAGCCACCGAGTTCTTGCTGAAAGATCTGCGCCGGCGTGTCAAGGAAGCCAAGGCCACCGACCCTCAACAGGTGCGCGAACTGCTCATCGAGGCCATCACCGAACTGTTGGGCCCGCTGGAGCGGGGGCTGGTTGTGGGTGAGTACACACCCACGGTGATGATGGTGGTGGGCGTCAACGGTGCGGGCAAGACCACCAGCATCGGCAAACTCACCCACCATTTGGCGGCAGCCGACTGCCGTGTGCTGCTGGCCGCAGCGGACACGTTCCGCGCCGCTGCACGGGAGCAACTGTCGGTGTGGGCGGATCGCAACCGCGTGGAAATCGTCTCCCAAGAGGGCGGCGATCCGGCGTCGGTGAGTTTTGACGCCGTCAACGCTGGCCGCGCACGCGGCTGCGACGTGGTGATCGCCGATACCGCTGGCCGGTTGCCGACGCAGTTGCACCTGATGGAAGAGCTGCGCAAAGTGCGCCGCGTCATCGCCAAGGCGGACGCCACCGCGCCGCACGAAGTGCTCTTGGTCGTCGATGGCAACACCGGCCAAAACGCGCTCAACCAAGTGAAGGCGTTTGATGAAGCGTTGACGCTGACCGGCCTCGTCGTCACCAAGTTGGACGGCACCGCCAAGGGTGGCGTGCTGGCGGCGATCGCGTTGTGGTCACGCGAGCGCCAGCTCGGTTCGATCCCGGTTTACTTCATCGGTGTGGGCGAGAAGCTGGAAGACCTGCAAACCTTCAGCGCCCGCGAGTTTGCGAAAGCGCTGCTGAGCTGA
- the miaB gene encoding tRNA (N6-isopentenyl adenosine(37)-C2)-methylthiotransferase MiaB → MSKKVFIRTFGCQMNEYDSDKMRDVLNAAEGYELTQDVEEADLVLFNTCSVREKAAEKVFSDLGRVKHLKKKGVLIGVGGCVASQEGAAIIERAPFVDLVFGPQTLHRLPQMIEQRQSQRRAQVDISFPEIEKFDHLPPARVEGASAFVSIMEGCSKYCTYCVVPYTRGEEVSRPFEDVLTEVAGLADQGVKEVTLLGQNVNAYRGTMGGTAEIADFALLLEYVADIPGIERIRYTTSHPNEFTQRLIDVYAKVPQLVNHLHLPVQHGSDRILMGMKRGYTVLEYKSTIRKLRAVRPDISLSTDFIVGFPGETEDDFAKLMKLVDDVGFDASFSFIYSPRPGTPAASLEDDTPHEVKLKRLQTLQARLEENVAAISQKRVGTVQRILVEGPSRKDPNELMGRTECNRIVNFPAPARLIGQMVDVTITSALPHSLRGEVVQREGVLAS, encoded by the coding sequence ATGAGCAAAAAAGTCTTCATCCGCACCTTCGGCTGCCAAATGAACGAGTACGACTCGGACAAGATGCGCGACGTTTTGAACGCCGCCGAAGGCTACGAACTTACCCAAGACGTTGAAGAGGCCGACCTGGTGCTGTTCAACACCTGTTCGGTGCGCGAAAAAGCCGCCGAAAAAGTGTTCTCCGATCTGGGCCGAGTCAAGCATCTGAAGAAAAAAGGCGTGCTGATCGGCGTGGGCGGCTGTGTGGCCAGCCAGGAAGGCGCAGCCATCATCGAGCGGGCACCCTTCGTCGATCTGGTGTTCGGCCCGCAAACGCTGCACCGCCTGCCGCAGATGATCGAGCAGCGTCAAAGCCAGCGCCGCGCCCAGGTGGACATCAGCTTCCCCGAAATCGAGAAGTTCGACCACCTGCCCCCAGCGCGGGTCGAAGGCGCCAGCGCGTTTGTTTCCATCATGGAAGGCTGTTCGAAGTACTGCACTTACTGCGTGGTGCCGTACACGCGGGGTGAGGAAGTGTCGCGCCCGTTCGAGGATGTGCTGACCGAAGTCGCCGGCTTGGCCGACCAAGGCGTCAAGGAAGTCACGCTGCTGGGCCAGAACGTCAACGCCTATCGCGGCACGATGGGCGGCACCGCCGAGATCGCCGACTTCGCTTTGCTGCTCGAATACGTCGCCGACATCCCTGGCATCGAGCGCATCCGCTACACCACCAGCCACCCGAACGAGTTTACGCAGCGCCTCATTGATGTGTACGCCAAGGTGCCGCAGTTGGTGAACCACCTGCATCTGCCGGTGCAGCATGGCTCGGATCGCATCTTGATGGGCATGAAGCGCGGTTACACGGTGCTCGAATACAAGAGCACGATCCGCAAACTGCGCGCTGTGCGGCCGGACATCAGCCTGTCCACCGACTTCATCGTCGGCTTCCCCGGCGAAACCGAGGACGACTTTGCCAAGCTCATGAAACTGGTCGACGACGTCGGCTTTGACGCCTCGTTCAGTTTCATCTACAGCCCGCGCCCCGGCACCCCGGCCGCGTCGCTGGAAGATGACACGCCGCACGAAGTCAAACTCAAGCGCCTGCAAACCTTGCAAGCGCGGCTGGAGGAGAACGTCGCCGCCATCAGCCAGAAGCGCGTGGGCACGGTGCAGCGCATTTTGGTGGAAGGCCCGTCCCGCAAAGACCCGAACGAGTTGATGGGGCGCACCGAGTGCAACCGCATCGTCAACTTCCCGGCGCCGGCGCGGCTTATTGGCCAGATGGTAGACGTGACGATCACCAGCGCCCTGCCCCACTCGCTGCGCGGCGAGGTGGTGCAACGTGAGGGCGTGTTGGCGTCTTGA
- the hemA gene encoding glutamyl-tRNA reductase has protein sequence MTCFAIGLNHHTAPLDLRGRFAFSPEQLPQSLRALRDHLARALPEAAILSTCNRTELYVAAGHPARAAEIVRPTLEWLAAHGMVDTSQLSHHTYVLENREAARHAFRVASGLDSMVLGEPQILGQMKQAVRGADEAGTLGTTLHQLFQRSFSVAKEVRTSTEIGTHSISMAAATVRLAAQLFEDLRDIKVLFVGAGEMIELVATHFAAREPKLMAVANRTLERGEKLANRFSAQALRLADLTSRLHEFDAVISCTASALPIIGLGAVERALKQRRHRPMFMVDLAVPRDIEPEVAQLSDVYLYTVDDLTAVVQTASEKRQAAVEQAEAIIDAGVQSFAHWMDQRASVPLIQALNRQAEEWRSAELARAHKLLARGHNVDEALEALAKGLTQKLLHGALAELHASEGEQRHQTAEFISRLFLRQSTRNPAADGDATA, from the coding sequence ATGACGTGCTTTGCCATCGGGCTCAATCATCACACCGCCCCGCTCGACTTGCGTGGGCGGTTCGCGTTTTCGCCCGAGCAGCTGCCCCAGTCGCTGCGCGCCCTGCGGGATCATCTGGCACGGGCGCTGCCCGAAGCGGCCATTCTCTCCACCTGCAACCGCACTGAGCTGTACGTGGCCGCCGGCCACCCGGCGCGTGCGGCGGAAATCGTCCGGCCAACGCTGGAATGGCTCGCCGCCCACGGCATGGTGGACACCTCTCAGCTCAGCCATCACACCTACGTGCTGGAGAACCGCGAGGCGGCGCGCCATGCGTTTCGCGTCGCGTCGGGGCTGGATTCGATGGTGCTGGGCGAGCCGCAAATTCTCGGCCAGATGAAACAAGCCGTGCGCGGCGCCGACGAAGCCGGCACCCTGGGCACCACGCTGCACCAGTTGTTCCAGCGCTCGTTTTCGGTGGCCAAAGAGGTGCGCACCTCGACGGAAATCGGCACGCACTCGATCAGCATGGCCGCCGCCACCGTGCGCCTGGCCGCGCAGTTGTTCGAAGATCTGCGGGACATCAAAGTGCTGTTCGTCGGCGCGGGCGAGATGATCGAGTTGGTGGCCACGCACTTTGCGGCGCGAGAACCCAAGCTCATGGCGGTGGCCAACCGCACGCTGGAACGCGGGGAAAAACTCGCCAACCGCTTCAGCGCCCAAGCCCTGCGCTTGGCCGATCTGACCAGCCGGTTGCATGAATTCGATGCGGTGATCTCGTGTACCGCCAGCGCCCTGCCCATCATCGGTTTGGGCGCGGTGGAGCGCGCCCTCAAGCAGCGGCGGCATCGGCCTATGTTCATGGTGGATCTGGCGGTGCCTCGGGACATCGAACCCGAAGTGGCCCAGCTCTCGGACGTGTACCTGTACACGGTGGACGACCTCACCGCCGTGGTGCAAACGGCCAGCGAGAAACGCCAAGCCGCCGTCGAGCAGGCCGAAGCCATCATCGATGCGGGGGTGCAGAGTTTTGCGCACTGGATGGATCAGCGGGCCAGTGTGCCGCTCATCCAAGCCCTGAACCGCCAAGCGGAAGAATGGCGCAGCGCCGAGTTGGCACGCGCCCACAAACTGCTGGCCCGGGGCCACAACGTGGACGAGGCGCTGGAAGCGCTCGCCAAAGGTCTGACCCAAAAATTGCTGCACGGCGCCCTGGCCGAACTGCACGCCAGCGAAGGCGAACAACGCCATCAAACGGCAGAATTCATCTCGCGCCTGTTCCTGCGCCAAAGCACCCGCAACCCGGCCGCCGATGGCGACGCCACCGCCTGA
- the prfA gene encoding peptide chain release factor 1 has protein sequence MKDSLRLQLQRLAFRLSELDANLADPQVMADMKRFRTLAREQAEAAEVVGLFKRYEAREHDVASARELLDDADMADMAREEITQAQADLDALHAQLQTALLPRDPDDERNAFLEIRAGTGGEESALFAADLARMYLRFAESQGWRTEVMSENASDLGGYKELVLRVEGESVYGRLKFESGGHRVQRVPATESQGRIHTSACTVAVMPEPDEAEEITLNPAELRIDTFRASGAGGQHINKTDSAIRITHLPTGLVAECQDDRSQHRNKAKAMAVLQARLRDKERNERQAKEAATRKALVGSGDRSDRIRTYNFPQGRLTDHRINLTLYKLDAIMNGDLAEVFAALQAARAQQQLAELEGSA, from the coding sequence ATGAAAGATTCTCTGCGGCTGCAATTGCAGCGCCTGGCCTTTCGCCTGAGCGAACTGGACGCCAACCTGGCCGATCCGCAGGTGATGGCGGACATGAAACGCTTCCGCACCCTGGCCCGCGAACAGGCCGAAGCCGCCGAGGTGGTGGGGCTGTTCAAACGCTACGAAGCCCGCGAGCACGACGTGGCCAGCGCCCGCGAGCTGCTCGACGATGCGGACATGGCCGACATGGCCCGCGAGGAAATCACCCAAGCCCAAGCCGATTTGGACGCGCTGCACGCGCAGTTGCAAACCGCCTTGCTGCCGCGTGACCCGGATGACGAGCGCAACGCGTTCCTCGAAATCCGCGCCGGGACGGGGGGCGAAGAATCCGCCCTGTTCGCGGCCGATTTGGCGCGCATGTACCTGCGTTTTGCCGAAAGCCAAGGCTGGCGCACCGAGGTGATGAGCGAAAACGCTTCCGACCTGGGAGGCTACAAAGAGCTGGTGCTGCGCGTCGAAGGCGAGAGCGTTTACGGGCGGCTGAAGTTTGAATCGGGCGGACATCGGGTGCAGCGCGTGCCGGCGACGGAATCACAAGGGCGCATCCACACCAGCGCCTGCACGGTGGCGGTGATGCCGGAACCCGATGAGGCCGAGGAAATCACCCTCAACCCGGCTGAGTTGCGCATCGACACCTTCCGCGCCAGCGGCGCCGGCGGCCAGCACATCAACAAGACGGACAGCGCCATCCGCATCACTCACTTGCCCACCGGGCTGGTGGCCGAATGCCAGGATGACCGCTCGCAACACCGCAACAAGGCCAAGGCCATGGCCGTGCTGCAAGCGCGCCTGCGCGACAAAGAGCGCAACGAGCGCCAAGCCAAGGAAGCGGCCACGCGCAAGGCGCTGGTCGGCTCAGGGGATCGGTCGGATCGCATCCGCACCTACAACTTTCCGCAGGGCCGCCTCACCGACCATCGCATCAACCTGACGCTCTACAAGCTGGATGCGATCATGAACGGTGACCTGGCCGAAGTGTTCGCTGCGCTGCAAGCCGCCCGCGCCCAACAACAGCTCGCCGAACTGGAAGGCAGCGCATGA